One region of Spirochaetota bacterium genomic DNA includes:
- a CDS encoding outer-membrane lipoprotein carrier protein LolA — MKKAIVCLTVLIMTAYAFALTGEEAVVRFQQKMRSISTLSGTISWTTSNGFTYTGTFKYKAPDKLYINLTAPGGKTIVTNGKKLWVYDKSSNVCGVQDVGEGYSGGIAAIVSGYNALLASQGPNGYTIKLRSFDKPYPEIVIVTDANFLLKKLILKDKQGDSTSYTLSNLIAGENIPAGYFDFKPPTSAQAVKNPLNIQ; from the coding sequence ATGAAAAAAGCAATAGTTTGTTTAACAGTGTTGATAATGACAGCATATGCATTTGCCCTGACCGGTGAAGAAGCGGTTGTGCGTTTTCAGCAAAAGATGCGAAGCATCTCAACATTAAGCGGCACCATATCCTGGACTACTTCAAACGGATTTACTTATACCGGGACATTTAAATACAAAGCCCCCGATAAGCTCTATATAAACCTAACTGCCCCCGGTGGTAAGACAATAGTTACCAACGGCAAGAAATTGTGGGTATATGATAAATCATCAAATGTTTGTGGGGTGCAGGATGTTGGTGAAGGATATTCTGGTGGCATAGCAGCCATTGTTTCTGGCTACAATGCACTACTGGCTTCACAGGGACCAAATGGATACACCATTAAACTCAGAAGCTTTGACAAGCCATATCCTGAAATAGTCATAGTGACTGATGCAAATTTTTTACTGAAAAAATTAATCTTAAAAGACAAGCAGGGTGATTCAACCAGCTATACATTATCAAACCTGATTGCCGGGGAAAATATACCGGCAGGGTACTTTGACTTTAAGCCGCCAACAAGTGCACAGGCTGTTAAAAATCCTTTAAACATCCAGTGA
- a CDS encoding phosphoribosyltransferase family protein: protein MAIPVSNYATIIDVPVEGVCDSSEINQLSGIQSLIKNEPKLHSLLISELCIHNRVSALAQDIVRDLNHSRHIDILLVLTGSFIFTSDLSRAIFRQGGINASIHCIKTSVYDKTIKASGEHYRAVTLELSPKHIEGRNLLLVEDIADQGFTLSWLKNYLLHERNAKSLKICSLLYKRLDNPSREVQNIRKQLEIDYIGFTVPDVWVAGYGIDAAYEYRHLPFIVRVNEEYFK from the coding sequence ATGGCAATTCCTGTTTCTAATTATGCTACCATTATTGATGTACCTGTAGAAGGTGTGTGCGATAGTTCCGAAATAAACCAGTTATCAGGCATACAGTCGCTTATTAAAAATGAACCAAAGCTCCATTCGCTGCTAATAAGCGAACTGTGCATTCACAATAGGGTCAGTGCACTTGCACAGGACATTGTCCGCGATTTGAATCACTCGCGGCATATAGACATATTGCTGGTATTAACTGGTTCATTTATCTTCACATCTGATCTGTCGCGTGCAATCTTCCGACAGGGTGGTATCAATGCAAGCATCCATTGCATAAAAACCAGCGTATACGATAAAACCATAAAAGCAAGTGGTGAACATTACCGGGCAGTAACACTGGAGCTATCGCCCAAACATATTGAAGGGCGCAATTTGCTACTGGTTGAAGATATAGCCGACCAGGGATTCACCCTGTCGTGGCTAAAAAATTATCTGCTGCATGAACGCAATGCTAAAAGTTTAAAAATATGCAGCTTGCTGTACAAACGCCTTGACAATCCATCTCGTGAAGTGCAGAATATTCGCAAGCAGCTTGAAATTGATTACATTGGCTTTACCGTGCCTGACGTGTGGGTGGCAGGATATGGAATTGATGCTGCATATGAATACCGCCATCTGCCATTCATTGTGCGCGTTAATGAGGAATATTTCAAATAG